The nucleotide sequence GTATTTCTGTGAAACCACTCTCAGCACCGCCATCTTACAATAGAATTTTCACCGGAGTCGTAAGTAATTTATTACTAGATTgtagatgtttatgcatttatgggaaattttaattttcaaaaaactacagattaatatgcaaaaatataagaaatactttcaagatacgaattattatatttaggagttGAGACAACTCTCTGCAaagttcccatttcattaattcaattaaaaaatatgaatttgcataaagatccgcagctcATTTATTACACATTATTGATTTAAATACTGAAAAATGTATTTCTTCGAAGactatcgttttatttttaatacgagGGAATTTCTTTTGTCGATAGACTTTGAATGCAGTACAGAGCAGTTGCAATCTTTTGAATCCCACTCAACTTTGCATCAACGCCTTGCAAAATGCCAAACCAGTCCATGGGGCTATCAAAAGAAAACCGGatctacaattttatttaccaaTAGGATTACTTAGATATTCGCCGCAAGACATATTCAGGCCTAATACGTACAATAATTTCCAAGGTGAATTTTGTTGGACAACTTTTCTAAATTGTTTCCCCAGTCACAaaacgaaactgtcgattaatacttttttattctGACTTGTTAAACAGTACCTGTACCTTATGTGCCTAGTGCTGCATTGGTAGATGGAATATCTTATATGCCAGCGCCTTCTCCGCCGATTTCACAAATGCAGGACCTGCCACCTGATCAATTCTGTGATTCTCATAATTTGCCATCCAGGTGCAGAAGAAATAATACGTGCGCGTGCACGCATATGCTACGTGTCCCATTGAACTCCGTCGTAGAAATCGTCATGGTCGACAGTTGTAAGTAATACTCTGCGTCgttcaactataaaacaagcagAACGTTTCGAATAAGATTTAGGaggaaagaattttttattatcAATTCCAAATAAATAGATATGCTCTCCCTCTTCTTTTTTTCAATTCAAAATTCAATTTGTTTCACGAAACGGTTAAATTTGCATTTGGAATCGAACTTTCTGAAACTTCTCGAACGTACGTTTCATTTGCGATGAAATAGTAAAATCTCGTATTGTGTTATGATTACAGTTAATGTGTCAAATTTGGAGCATCCCTTCCATTTGCACGGATATGCGTTCAATGTTGTTGCAATGGGTCAGCCTCTTGGTCCCATTATTAACGGTACCAATGGTGCCAATTTATTGACTGTGGATTACGTGAAGAGACTTGATGCAAATAATCAGATACAAAGGAATTtgatcgatccacctgccaaagATACCATTGCAGTACCAAATAACGGATACGTCATACTCAGGTTCCACGCGACAAATCCGGGTACGTAATATGTTTTCTAATCCATTTTTGTTTCGAATTAGTTCGGTTTAATCTAATTACTAATTGTGTAttgtttatttgaaaattttgtatAAGTACTAATAGTGTATTTTAGATTCACGGGATATCTTTAATTTTTCACATGTAAGTTATCTTGAAACGTCCAAGGAGAAAATTCACCATATGTTTTAAAATTCAGGTTTATTCatgtaattataatttaattatatttaatataaaatataaaattttattcaaaggcGACAGTTTCAAGACATCATACATTTTACAAATGTTACATTACATTTTCTACGACGATATTTATATGTACACTAATCGCCAACAGACTTATTGAGTTTGAGTCAACGTAGACACTAATAATAGACGcgataatattattttattgcaaTTATCGTCATTGTCAATGTTAATTCACGACTTTCACGAAATAGTGTTATTTACATTAGTTGTCTATTCGTTACTTTTACGTACGATTAATCACTATTTTCCGTTTGCAGGATATTGGTTCTACCACTGTCACTTCGTTTACCATCAAATGGCCGGTATGGAACTAATTATACACGTCGGAGAACAAAGCGATCTGCCGCCAGTGCCGACGAATTTCCCAAAATGTGGCAATTTCAAACAAACGGTTCATCAAccggtttaaaaataatttaaattattcaacaaaattaaattacgcTCAATGAGAAAcgaacgtttttcgcatacaaaaTGTTTTTGGTAACTGCGTTCATCACATCATCGATTTATCGTTATTGAAATTTCATTTACATAGATTACAGTCGACATTATACAGTCGATCGTTATGGCACGTATTACTTAACTGAAAGCCATACACCGTACGACGAGTCATACTTGTAAGATTTTATAAATACACTCATCTTTTCGTCCCAGTTAGGTTTTTATATTGAATAAAGTTTATTTTGACTTTATTTCGTTTTTCAAGTAAATAGTACACCCACTTTACTTGCGACTTCTTACCACATTCCCACAAACACTTCATTCTCTTTTATTGTCTTCTGTCAAACTTCCTAAATCTTCCCCTAGCCCACCATTATTCTtttctatttaaacaattttttaagtgCACTTCCTTGGCTCAAGTTGAATTCCAATTTACTTTTATATCGAAACGAAAGAGATTCGGTTTATTTGTTGATgtctaattattatattttttttaaattactctATCGTTCGTTCACTTCCGGTTCGAATCTTCATTACTATCTTTATTAGATATCGCGTGTACTATTGAGatacgagatgatggcaaactacCTACGAACTGAACGGCGCGAGAGGCAAAGGGAATCATCATCTCCTCTACTTTTTAGGTTTCTGGTTATTATGGGGTAAGTTGATCACGATAAAGTCCCTAAACAAACCAAGAACCTAAACATTGGAGCGTACGGATGATTCTCTTTCCCCCTTGCGTCGTTTAGCTTGTGGGTAGTGCGCCAACATCTCGTTTTTTAATAGTGCACAATTCTTCTCACAACGTTTTAAACATTTATCGTATCAGATGCATCATTGTCAATGGTACTTAACATTGTTGTAATGTTGTTCGTTAACATACGTTGTCTGTATCTGAATCTAAGATTAAACGAAAAGTGATTTTTATAAGGTCAAATGTATGTATGTCAGgataaaaattgatttaacgTATCATTGTCAATGCTACTTAAAATTTTTGTGATATTGTTCGTCAACATACACTATTTGGACCTGAATTTAAGATTATACGAAAATTTTTATAAGACCAAATGTAAGTACGTTAcgataaaaattgatttatCCTATCATATAtatgttaattaaattttttgtgATGTTGTTCGTCATCATACGTTGTTTGAACTACAATTTCAGATTATACGAAAATTTGTATAGGTCAAATGTACGTACGTTAGGTTAAAAATTGATTTATCGTATCATATGTGTCATTGTTAATGCTAGTTAAAATTTTTGTGATGTTGTTCGTCAACATACGTTGTTTGGACCTGAATTTGAGAttatacgaaaatatttatAAGGTTAAATGTAAGTATCCCAGGAGTGTTGATATTGCGAGTAACAGTGTGGACCACTTGTTTGAGCGTACGTTGACTGCATTCCCTGTAGTATAGTTTCGTGATATGTTATTTATCCAATCTATGTAAGGATATACTCTGGTGTACACGTCAGGCCATCCCATTGCACATGGAAAACCGTACGAAACGATTCCGACTTGTGAGCCACTCACGACCATAGGACCACCGGAGTCACCCTGTAATAAATAAAGCTAATTAAATAATTCGAATTAATCAGCCAAAATTTATTAGGAAATTCTAGTAAATGTTCCGCCAGTGCAAAAATAATCGTAGTGGTATAATTTCGTTATCTAAGATAAAATTCGTGCGATAGTATTTGCTGACCAGTATCAGTGAGTTTTACTTTATTTTAGGAATGACTTATAATTGCTCATTTTGTATCCACCGCAAATAAAATGATAAACGACGAAAAAAATTACACGTGCAACGTTTTCATGTAGCGTAACACCTTCGTCGCGTaaatatatttgtttctttAATTAAGCAAGTCTGGAGAAAACGTTGTTATTAACAGATAAATTTGGTTGCTTAAAATATGAAGCGCAATACGTACATTGCAAACACCCTCGTTCATCTTGGTCAACGTACAGAtattattttttgtcaatatCCAGTACATACCCTTGCATTTGTCTTGTGATATTACAGTCAAGTAAATCTCTTGTAACGAGTTAGGTATTACACCATCAGtctagaaaaagaaattttattctttttctcCATTTTCGCCTTTCTTAACTCGATCCTACGTTTCTTATGTAATCTTGGTACAACAAAGAGACATTTATTACGATAAATAACTAATAATGTTACTTACAGACAATCTTCCCCAACCAGTGACAACGGCAGTTTCGCCTGGATTAATATCATATACAGGCGCGAGAAGGATAGGTTGAACTAGTTCGTTGAATTCAATGTATCTATTTACGCGTATTAATCCGATATCGTCAATAATTAAATCGTTGTTGTAGGTAAGAGGGTAAAATAATTCTGCAGCTTGATAATATACTCCAAATtcgtttaaataattacttCCAACGACGACTTTGATTTGATCGGCAATTGTACTGTAAAATTTGATCGTAACGTTAATAAAATGATTAACAGTTATTGTAAAGTACTGTTTACTGTACTTTACAATATAAGTACTGTTTACGTTTTGGAAAGTTGTTAGGTCGATTACAGGCAGGGTGTGAGAATTTCTTCTTGGTTTTTTATGGTCTCTATAATCTTAAATTTTCCTTATATACGTATAATACGCTGgttaaacaaaacttactaataaATGCAGTGAGCAGCGGTGAGGATAAAGTATTCGTTAATAATGGATCCTCCACATATGTGTCTAAACGATTGTCTTATTGATACTTGGTAAGGATATTTACCCCGCGTAGCAACTTGACCGCCAACGATACGTGGATCCAGCTTGCCTGAAAGAGTAAAAGAgcagaattaataaataaagagcagaaataataaataaagaacTTACTATTGGCAACGATAACCGAGCCAAGGACTAAAAGAACAGCTAACGCATTCATGGTCATAGAGACAGAAAGACTGCCATATTTTGCTAATCTATTTACACTGTATATCTTGAATTCATTGATTGGCACGATTAAAATGGACGGAATGATAAAATTGACGCTTATCACTCGGTTACAGTAATCAGTTTTttcctaaaaatattaaaagtattCGACTACTATTGATAATTCTTTTTCTCTTCACGTAACATTTAATTTTCTCTTAGATTTAtttgaaacatatttttaaacGTTTATACGTTCTTATCAAACAAACCAAAGAAGCTACAAGAGTAATCTAAGAATCTAAACTAATCAGATAATACATGTTTCCACTCCTGAGTTGAATAATATATCCAATATAGAGAAATGTTTCTAGAAGTTCAGCATAGTATGTGTTAGTGGATAAAACGGTTAGACTATTAGCAGTAGGATAAGCCCTGGAGATCCCAAATTAGAATTTCTTAATTAGAAGTCTCAAATTTAAATATAAGGTTTTCAAGTTTTTAGCAGAAGATGTTAGCTATGGAATCTCTAGTTTTAAGGTGTTTAGATTCTAGTTTAGTCTAAGCTAGTCTTAAGGTCACGGTATACCTCTATTTTTAAGGGAAGCAAAAGGTGCATGTTATAAAGGCCCCGGGCGTTGAAACATCTAGGTACAGCCTTAGAATATTTGCTAATACTGGTAGTATCGATGAAGTATCCGATAAATCGGAGTTTTAATGCGAGTTATCATTAGGTATTAATGGTTTTGCAGCACACTCTGTGCTCAAAAACGTTGACTTTCAAAATCACGATCCATCCAATCACCGAAGTCGGTAACTTAGGCAAATTCCAGTGTCTTGtttgtgaaatattaaattatcattatttgaatatttttatattcttgtTCCAACCGTTGTTGAAAACAGACGCGTGAAATCTTATAAAATTTACAACAAAACTAATCATAGAAGTCGTGGAAACAATTGTGGATACATTATAGATGTTATATCGATgtttataaaaaatgattatataaaCGAAAGCACCGATAATGCGTTTCGTTTACGTCGATTTCAATATTTGTTGAATTATAAGGAAACGAAAAGAAGATGATAATTTGCgaagaaaatatataatttattaaagaaaCATTGGCAAGATTATGCGAAACAAATTAGTAGAGGATAGATTCAGGTTATTGTCCAAACATATAGTCAAGCTCTGGCTCAACGTATTCCATATCAATTTCTTCAGATTGTGGCTCGTCATCATCTTGAATGAAAGACTGTTGTCCATTGATCCAGGACAAGTAGGACGATACTCGTGTGTAGACGTCAGGACTTCCGACACCGCATGGTCGTCCGAAGGATACgataccaatttgtttaccGTTTGCAACAAGGGGGCCACCAGAGTCACCCTGTGATAGAAGGAAACAGTAATTGTTTATAAATTCCACATGGAACGTTCAAAGGatctttaataatttattaataatttccacCTAGAATTTCAAGCGAATAACTTTCACTGTTATGAATGAAAAATGTTTCAGGAACCTAAACTCTTATTTATTAGAACGTAGTGTCTTAAAAATAATCTCTGAAACTTACGTTGCATGCTCCCTGTCCTACTTTGGTGAACGTGCAGATCTGAGTGCCTTGTACATTGCTCCATGTTCGTTTGCAGCTTTTCTGAGGCTCGACGCGTAAATCAGCGTACTGCAGTTTGTTGGGTACATTTCCGCCAGCCTGAAAACAAAATCCACATTGAATAAGCTGTCTCGTGCACCTTATTAAATTCATTTCCATTTTGTATGAATAGATAGAAGTAAAATTATTATCGCGTTAGATTCTTTGATAATATTAGCGTATACACAATTATATTTGCGATAAAAGTAATTATCTTTATTTTGTGTTATTCTAACGGGCAGTCAAGACTCGATTTTCGTTTTCtttatctctaaaatattgttcaggtCGCGATTAGAAAATTCACTTCCGGTTGCGATGCAATCAAGAATTTATCAAGGTTGTAATTTAGAATCTATAACTGACCCTTTGCGTTCCCCATCCAGACAGAACGCACGACGATCCTTCAGCAACGTTGCTCGAAGCCAGTGGGATTGCTCTAACCTTCGCGTTAAAGGAAATAGCTCTGTCGACACGAATTATGGCAACGTCATTGGCAATCGTACGCGAGTTGTAGTTGGGATGGGCCACACCACTCTCCACTGCATAAGCATCTCCTCGTTCGCTCAAAAGGTTTGTTCCGGCGTGGACAGTAGCTTTACGGATGTCGGGTACTCTGTAAACAGACGGACGTTCACAATGCAAATGGTAATTACAATTAACAATCGAAAAAgaacaaacacgaacaaaagacTTGTTAGACAAATCTATTCTAAAAAAGACTAATCAGTCTTCTGTTCTTGTTGTTGATGTTGATTCGATTTGAAAAGTACAATTTAATACGTAAAAATATAATCTTCGCTGTTTCGATATAATATGATATTGATAGATTAATCGTTATTGTCGTTGATTAGTAAGTTTCGTGATACTTACCCCTTGACGCAGTGAGCTGCAGTAAGGATGTATCGAGGGCTGATGATAGATCCGCCGCAGAAGTGGTTTCCGTTGTATCGAAGAGAAACTTGGTAGGGGAACTTGCCGTCAGGTGCATCGAAGCCTCCGACGATCTGGCTTCCAGGGAATCCTAAATTCACAGAATCACACTATAGTTCTGCATTTCGATACAGGCATTTTTAATTAGTGCTCCGTATTTCTATCCAAACACTACATTTTTGTGCACATTTTATGTAATTCACGCTGACCATTAGCTTAAATTTTATAGGCATATAAACTGGAACTAATATAGTGACGAACCTTAGCACTTTACAGGGCTGTTAATGAGCTTTGTGAGTAGATAGTCGAAAAATAAGAGCACGTAAGGCATGTGTACGTATGTGCAAAACAGTTCGACAtcaaataaaatagaaactacaatttataacaaaatttaaaatgttTGTATGCTAGATCGtggaattttatattatatacagggtgttcggccacctctgggaaaaattttaatgggagatgtaTTATATGTATAGGTGTTTAAATGGATTTTATTGcaataagaaatttttaaatctaaTAGAACGTTGAAgcttttaaaaattttccaattAATTGTTTTCACTTACCGTAAGCGGAAACCGCAAGGCAGAGAGTTATAGCTAGGCTTATCGCGTGCATGTTGACAAGATTCGCAATGCTAGATCCAGCAACAACGCGGATCAATTTATATACCCCCAAAAGCGTATATTCTAGAGATAAAGATAAAGAAAATACATTTTTTCAATGATACGAATCAGTACAATTATAG is from Colletes latitarsis isolate SP2378_abdomen chromosome 4, iyColLati1, whole genome shotgun sequence and encodes:
- the LOC143341354 gene encoding chymotrypsin-2-like; this translates as MNALAVLLVLGSVIVANSKLDPRIVGGQVATRGKYPYQVSIRQSFRHICGGSIINEYFILTAAHCIYYTIADQIKVVVGSNYLNEFGVYYQAAELFYPLTYNNDLIIDDIGLIRVNRYIEFNELVQPILLAPVYDINPGETAVVTGWGRLSTDGVIPNSLQEIYLTVISQDKCKGMYWILTKNNICTLTKMNEGVCNGDSGGPMVVSGSQVGIVSYGFPCAMGWPDVYTRVYPYIDWINNISRNYTTGNAVNVRSNKWSTLLLAISTLLGYLHLTL
- the LOC143341355 gene encoding transmembrane protease serine 9-like translates to MYALNILLVLCLAVTAYGFPESQIVGGKDANAGQFPYQVSLRKNGNHFCGGSILNNRYILTAAHCVKGQSPSSITVHAGTNRLSEAGTVYRAEKISAHKQFSTLLLINDVAVIRVDRAISFTANVKPITLATRDAADGAPCVLSGWGTLRAGGNLPNNLQYINLRVEGQAKCRQTHWNLRNSHICTFTKYGEGACNGDSGGPLVANGVQIGIVSFGRPCGIGSPDVYTRVTSFLSWIRQQQTLLQDDDMEVPEIALEYTLLGVYKLIRVVAGSSIANLVNMHAISLAITLCLAVSAYGFPGSQIVGGFDAPDGKFPYQVSLRYNGNHFCGGSIISPRYILTAAHCVKGVPDIRKATVHAGTNLLSERGDAYAVESGVAHPNYNSRTIANDVAIIRVDRAISFNAKVRAIPLASSNVAEGSSCVLSGWGTQRAGGNVPNKLQYADLRVEPQKSCKRTWSNVQGTQICTFTKVGQGACNGDSGGPLVANGKQIGIVSFGRPCGVGSPDVYTRVSSYLSWINGQQSFIQDDDEPQSEEIDMEYVEPELDYMFGQ